ATAGTTACAAAAGTTAGTTCACTCACTTTCACTTGATGTATTAATCTCCATCAAATGAGCAATGATGCTTGAAAGGATTTACCATGGAGAGCCGACTGTGAAAGACTAACGTCAAATCGTGTACATAATCTGTGATGAAAAACCAACGTTCAGTATTCATCATCTGAAAAGGGGGGTTCCAATGAGTTGGAGTCAGTGTCTTCATCGTCATCGAAGGATTCCGGTGCTTCAGGTACCTCATTGATCCTTTCAACGTCATCGCCATTTTCATTCTGTGCCTGGTCGATGTCCTCTTGGATGCAATCGCCCGCTTCGCTCTCCAGATCGCTTGGCTCGCAATGTCCAATGGAACCAATCTCGAGCGTGCGACTTTGGGATAGCGTGCTCTTTTGGAAGTGAAGGAGCTTTACCATTTTAAGCGCCCCTTCTTCTTCCCTTGTGCTGGGTATTTCCTTCATAAGGTCAGTCTTTAGCTGTGTTACCCATGTCTTGAAGGAGGAGACGAGATCCACTGGGTTAAAGGTTGAcagtttttctctggctgtGCGAAGAGACTCCGAAACACGTGAAGTGAGCTCCTCATTGGCAGACAAAGCCGAGTCCACCCCTTGCTGAATGTCTGACTTCATGGTTGCTATGGAGGAAAGCAGTCGTTCCTTCTGTTCATCCAACTGCTTCTGGAGGATGCTATACTCGGCCATGACTTCGCCTTCTAATCGTTGCAACTCTTTATCTCCCTTTGACCGGATATTTCTCAGGGAGCTGCTGTATTTGTTAAGCTGAATTACGCGCTCTTCACCTTGCAAGATCAGAGCATCCATATCGGCTGTAATAATCCCTACCACTTCATCGACTGCTTTTGGCGCCTTACCATGAGCATAGTGATCTCTCACGACGCACTCACTGCACACTAGAACCTCACACTGCTCGCAGTAGTAATTCCTTTCACTTCTCGGGTGTTCAA
The DNA window shown above is from Diadema setosum chromosome 22, eeDiaSeto1, whole genome shotgun sequence and carries:
- the LOC140245551 gene encoding tripartite motif containing 13-like; its protein translation is MASFEEHLTCPVCRDRIVDARQLPCGHSFCNTCINEMVSRKRQSNQKELECPYCRDSTRISKLEKTLKPNYALNNILDAINSAQGNVCVEHPRSERNYYCEQCEVLVCSECVVRDHYAHGKAPKAVDEVVGIITADMDALILQGEERVIQLNKYSSSLRNIRSKGDKELQRLEGEVMAEYSILQKQLDEQKERLLSSIATMKSDIQQGVDSALSANEELTSRVSESLRTAREKLSTFNPVDLVSSFKTWVTQLKTDLMKEIPSTREEEGALKMVKLLHFQKSTLSQSRTLEIGSIGHCEPSDLESEAGDCIQEDIDQAQNENGDDVERINEVPEAPESFDDDEDTDSNSLEPPFSDDEY